One window of Thermoplasmatales archaeon genomic DNA carries:
- a CDS encoding TCP-1/cpn60 chaperonin family protein yields the protein MLAGQPILILREGTKRESGKDAMKNNIDAAKAIANSVRTSLGPRGMDKMLVDSLGDIVITNDGVTILKEMDVEHPAAKMMVEVSKTQDAFVGDGTTTAVVIAGALLQEAESLINQNVHPTVISSGYRLAAEQAKKILEGLSKPVKIEDKDLLVKMASTSLGSKSAASSKEKLSDISYNAIRAVAEKDNGKYRVDFDDIQLVKKQGGAIEDTSLIYGIIVDKEKVHPGMPNLVKNAKIALMNAALEIKKPEFDTNIRIEDPSMIQRFLSQEENVLKDMVSKVKNSGASVLITQKGIDDLAQHYLSKEGIYAVRRVKKSDIDKLAKATGATTASSIEELSPQDLGVAESVEQIKIGDDYLTFVTGCKNPKAVSILVRGGTEHVVDEIERSITDSLHVVAAAVEDGAYTPGAGAAAEEIALRLREYASKVGGRQQLAIEKFANAMEEIPRALSENAGLDAIDMLIKLRNEHAKGNKSAGIDLFKGEVTDAEKLGVIEPIRVGKQAIDAAAEASVMILRIDDVIATKGSKGGSGPGNMPQGGEGGED from the coding sequence ATGTTAGCAGGACAACCAATATTGATACTCAGAGAAGGAACAAAAAGAGAAAGTGGCAAGGATGCTATGAAGAATAACATCGACGCCGCAAAAGCCATTGCAAATTCAGTAAGAACAAGCCTCGGGCCAAGAGGCATGGACAAGATGCTTGTTGATTCGCTTGGAGATATTGTCATTACAAATGATGGTGTAACTATCCTTAAAGAGATGGATGTTGAACACCCAGCGGCGAAGATGATGGTGGAAGTATCGAAGACACAGGATGCATTTGTTGGCGATGGCACAACAACGGCAGTCGTCATTGCTGGTGCTCTTCTTCAGGAGGCTGAAAGCCTTATAAATCAGAATGTGCATCCAACCGTAATATCCTCCGGATACAGACTGGCGGCCGAGCAGGCTAAGAAGATCCTTGAAGGTCTCTCAAAGCCAGTAAAAATTGAAGACAAAGATCTACTTGTCAAGATGGCCTCGACATCGCTGGGAAGCAAGAGTGCCGCATCCAGTAAAGAAAAACTTTCAGATATATCTTACAATGCTATTAGGGCCGTTGCTGAAAAGGACAATGGAAAATACAGAGTGGACTTTGATGACATACAGTTGGTCAAGAAACAGGGCGGCGCGATTGAAGACACAAGCTTGATCTATGGGATAATTGTCGACAAGGAAAAAGTGCACCCCGGAATGCCAAACCTCGTCAAAAATGCAAAGATCGCGCTAATGAATGCTGCCTTAGAGATCAAGAAGCCAGAATTTGATACAAACATAAGGATCGAAGATCCTTCTATGATTCAGAGATTCCTCTCCCAGGAAGAGAATGTGTTAAAAGACATGGTCTCAAAGGTTAAGAATAGCGGAGCAAGTGTACTGATTACACAGAAGGGCATTGATGATCTCGCCCAGCACTACCTCTCCAAAGAAGGAATTTACGCCGTTAGGAGAGTAAAAAAGAGCGATATTGATAAACTTGCAAAGGCCACTGGTGCAACCACAGCATCTTCCATAGAGGAGCTTTCTCCACAGGATCTTGGTGTTGCAGAATCTGTTGAGCAGATAAAGATTGGAGATGATTATCTCACCTTTGTAACCGGATGCAAAAACCCGAAAGCAGTAAGCATACTGGTGCGCGGTGGAACTGAACATGTTGTTGACGAGATTGAGCGTTCCATAACAGATTCTCTGCATGTTGTTGCTGCAGCCGTTGAGGATGGAGCTTACACACCGGGTGCTGGTGCCGCGGCCGAGGAAATTGCACTAAGACTCAGGGAATATGCTTCAAAAGTTGGGGGAAGGCAACAGCTAGCAATAGAGAAATTTGCGAATGCCATGGAAGAGATACCGAGAGCCCTTTCTGAAAATGCGGGCCTTGATGCAATAGACATGCTAATAAAACTAAGGAATGAGCATGCAAAAGGGAACAAATCCGCAGGCATAGATCTTTTCAAGGGAGAAGTAACGGATGCTGAGAAACTTGGCGTAATTGAGCCCATAAGAGTTGGAAAACAGGCAATTGACGCTGCAGCTGAAGCTTCTGTTATGATACTCAGAATCGATGACGTTATCGCCACGAAAGGAAGCAAGGGTGGATCTGGCCCAGGAAATATGCCGCAGGGCGGCGAAGGCGGAGAAGACTAA
- a CDS encoding DUF1805 domain-containing protein, with product MVNVENVKIGERHFQYVSMNLGNAPLLILRGEQGYVMCGYLSLETAEKLGDAAVRVTGVKDLDSLLGAVVSGRTTKASELGIEVGVKVSSVIKFL from the coding sequence ATGGTTAATGTTGAAAATGTAAAAATTGGTGAGCGTCACTTTCAGTATGTAAGCATGAATCTTGGTAATGCGCCTCTTCTGATCCTCAGGGGAGAACAAGGATATGTTATGTGCGGTTACCTGAGTTTAGAAACAGCCGAAAAGTTAGGGGATGCAGCTGTCAGGGTGACTGGCGTCAAGGATCTTGACAGTTTGCTTGGCGCAGTGGTTTCGGGAAGAACTACGAAAGCCTCAGAGCTTGGTATAGAGGTGGGCGTTAAAGTTTCGAGTGTTATTAAATTTTTATAA
- a CDS encoding NUDIX domain-containing protein has protein sequence MNDTAAVGIIRNSNRIIIIKRKVSSHDPWSGQIALPGGHIENGETIKEGLLREIMEEVNIELSIESIVGEMEPASTIISPELKVFPFILDHSDLEAAQPGPEISEIKIVNVYEYEESTTDRGFPALNYDGWYVWGMTYRILTEYIRGNFRSYKK, from the coding sequence GTGAATGACACAGCCGCAGTTGGTATAATCCGCAACTCTAATAGAATCATAATAATCAAAAGAAAAGTGTCATCACACGATCCCTGGTCCGGGCAAATTGCTCTTCCTGGTGGTCACATAGAGAATGGGGAAACCATAAAGGAAGGATTGCTGAGGGAAATTATGGAAGAGGTTAATATTGAACTTTCAATAGAATCTATTGTTGGCGAAATGGAACCGGCTTCCACCATTATCAGTCCAGAGCTCAAGGTGTTTCCCTTCATACTCGATCATTCGGATCTCGAAGCGGCCCAACCTGGTCCCGAGATAAGCGAGATAAAAATCGTTAATGTCTATGAATACGAAGAAAGCACAACAGACAGGGGATTCCCAGCATTAAATTACGATGGATGGTACGTGTGGGGTATGACCTACAGGATACTTACCGAATACATAAGAGGAAATTTCAGATCTTATAAGAAGTAG
- a CDS encoding kinase: MDRYLAFSPLRITFAGGGTDVEPFIERYGGAVLNSTIDRKVMVTYEPDPYDLELSSRDFLKSITLVSESNDVLSKLYKLFESKGVSRGRVIINNAVPPGSGLGSSSALITAILKLIYSIKGKEISANELAAESYRLEKDYFNIALGKQDPYAISMGHFKLMEFTRDSENMLDLSEYSDFIQELEKRTLLIYTGSTRESSTFLKSQIDQTENKNSKIIPKLLEIKSIAYKMVDAVKTNDLNAFISDLNRGWEIKKELDKNISNKKIDNLIEEAKNNHAQGIRLMGGGGEGFLLAISEKGKLQELQKSMSEFSDFAIRISFRKNGTTSYKI; this comes from the coding sequence ATGGATAGATATCTGGCCTTTAGCCCCCTCAGGATTACTTTTGCTGGAGGAGGTACGGATGTTGAGCCTTTCATAGAGCGATATGGAGGCGCCGTACTTAACTCAACCATCGATAGAAAAGTCATGGTGACATATGAACCGGATCCTTATGATCTTGAGCTATCTTCAAGAGATTTTCTCAAGAGCATAACTCTCGTTTCCGAATCGAACGATGTATTAAGTAAACTTTATAAGTTATTTGAATCAAAAGGTGTATCAAGAGGTAGGGTGATAATCAACAACGCAGTTCCACCTGGTTCTGGACTGGGTTCTTCCAGCGCCCTGATTACGGCGATATTGAAGTTGATCTATTCTATCAAGGGAAAGGAAATTTCTGCAAATGAGCTTGCAGCTGAATCTTACAGATTGGAAAAAGACTATTTCAACATAGCCCTAGGAAAGCAGGACCCTTATGCCATATCCATGGGCCATTTCAAGTTGATGGAATTTACACGAGATTCTGAGAATATGCTCGATCTTTCGGAGTATTCTGACTTCATTCAAGAGCTTGAAAAGAGAACACTCTTGATATATACTGGATCGACCAGAGAAAGCTCAACGTTTCTAAAATCCCAGATCGATCAAACTGAAAACAAGAATAGCAAGATAATACCTAAATTACTTGAGATAAAATCGATTGCATATAAAATGGTAGATGCCGTAAAGACGAATGACCTAAATGCGTTTATCAGCGATCTTAACAGGGGATGGGAGATCAAAAAGGAACTGGACAAAAATATATCAAACAAGAAGATTGACAATCTTATAGAAGAGGCTAAGAATAATCACGCGCAGGGCATACGCCTAATGGGTGGTGGCGGAGAGGGTTTTCTTCTAGCCATATCCGAAAAAGGAAAACTGCAAGAATTGCAGAAGTCTATGTCGGAATTTTCGGATTTCGCAATAAGAATATCATTCAGAAAGAACGGCACTACTTCTTATAAGATCTGA
- a CDS encoding Rieske 2Fe-2S domain-containing protein, whose product MKSEDNKPEDESRRNFLKLMGVITVGAASVGALRGVIQNIIPPPSKTITSFPVLTLVGSSGSPIKTTDLKVNDLSIVTFLYPLQGEPNFLLRLGNSSNKDIAIPSMTVKIPINGSTYKSPGGTGPYNSVVASSAICQHLGCEPPAIHFYPPSSSSYSGKIHCSCHGSTYDPFSGFSVVNGPTQRPLPSVIMSYDKASDTYSVKNMVGPTIYGKPSDLSGAASLPSSTQTTVTNSGVPP is encoded by the coding sequence ATGAAAAGCGAGGATAATAAGCCAGAAGATGAATCTAGGAGAAATTTCCTGAAATTGATGGGTGTTATCACCGTTGGTGCAGCATCTGTTGGCGCTCTTAGAGGAGTAATACAGAATATAATTCCCCCACCATCAAAGACAATAACTTCATTTCCTGTTCTAACACTTGTGGGATCAAGCGGATCTCCTATTAAGACCACAGATCTCAAAGTTAACGATCTTTCTATCGTAACTTTTCTCTATCCCCTTCAGGGCGAGCCTAATTTCCTTCTAAGGCTTGGAAACAGCAGCAACAAGGACATAGCTATTCCATCAATGACTGTTAAGATACCAATAAATGGAAGCACATACAAATCGCCTGGCGGTACCGGCCCCTATAATTCCGTGGTCGCTTCAAGCGCAATATGCCAGCACCTTGGGTGCGAACCTCCTGCTATACATTTCTACCCTCCGTCATCATCTTCTTATTCCGGAAAAATACATTGCAGTTGTCATGGTAGTACATATGATCCGTTTTCCGGTTTCTCTGTCGTCAATGGGCCTACGCAAAGACCATTGCCTAGTGTGATCATGTCTTATGACAAGGCAAGCGATACTTATTCTGTCAAGAACATGGTTGGCCCGACAATATATGGGAAACCAAGTGATCTGAGTGGTGCTGCCTCTCTGCCGTCTTCTACACAAACAACAGTGACAAATTCAGGAGTCCCACCTTGA
- a CDS encoding cytochrome bc complex cytochrome b subunit: MAEEKENLIAKIMNEPQPLPRKVPDYMRKKGGIWYWTGALVMFAFLYEVITGLVLLFFYQPSNPYVSTANVAYNIPYGTILLTTHLYGAYAMIALMYIHLLRNMFVAGYKKPREQQWLTGVLLFVLTLGAGFFGYSMSGDVLSISATDVGRGIAAGFPYIGNYLRSIFFGNGTSLSLFSRMLSWHIIMVALIGILFLVHFFMAEYNTIMPSHKSAKYVAPAIDHEDSSYKKWYPYNMYYMLELMFLFFGVIIILPSILAIIPHMPPLFSPFPQAEPGTPAASMVTVFYPPWFLLFLYKELDFEFSEGMGPFWATVLFAGMPLIYLIILPKLDSGDSLKLRDRPIIVSFGILGIAYIVGLSIWGAIQPGFPISTIKVLAFFFGIGFVIIATTALIAKGYREKRIKNENSAYTFISAALLIFSLFGLAMLVFYSIKYPTMIHLVSLAIMAVISALAIFSTVAFALGKLPRKSTPKTKLVGKRGHMIAGAGFAFSAVAILSIVSVIPPDDSFNNALYGIGLGIIFLLVGGIIRILRSSELGE; this comes from the coding sequence ATGGCTGAAGAAAAAGAAAACCTAATTGCAAAAATAATGAACGAACCGCAACCGCTCCCACGCAAAGTTCCTGATTACATGCGAAAGAAAGGAGGAATATGGTACTGGACCGGAGCCCTTGTAATGTTTGCTTTTCTGTACGAGGTTATTACTGGACTTGTCCTTTTGTTTTTCTATCAGCCCTCCAATCCTTATGTTAGCACAGCTAACGTTGCTTACAATATCCCTTATGGAACAATATTATTGACCACGCATCTCTACGGAGCCTATGCGATGATCGCACTGATGTACATTCATCTTCTGCGAAACATGTTTGTTGCTGGATATAAGAAGCCAAGAGAACAGCAGTGGCTAACAGGTGTATTGCTGTTTGTGTTGACTCTTGGTGCTGGTTTCTTTGGGTATTCCATGAGCGGGGATGTCCTATCGATATCGGCTACCGATGTCGGAAGAGGTATAGCTGCTGGTTTTCCATACATTGGAAACTACTTGAGAAGTATATTCTTCGGGAATGGAACCTCTTTATCTCTTTTCAGCAGGATGCTTTCCTGGCACATAATAATGGTAGCTCTTATAGGCATACTGTTTCTCGTTCACTTCTTTATGGCGGAGTACAATACTATTATGCCTTCTCATAAAAGTGCAAAGTATGTTGCACCGGCAATAGATCATGAAGATTCCAGTTACAAGAAGTGGTATCCGTACAATATGTATTATATGCTTGAGTTGATGTTCCTATTCTTTGGCGTTATCATCATTCTGCCATCTATCCTTGCAATAATTCCACATATGCCACCACTTTTTTCTCCTTTTCCTCAGGCTGAGCCAGGTACTCCAGCAGCCTCAATGGTAACTGTCTTCTACCCTCCGTGGTTCCTTCTCTTTCTTTATAAGGAGCTGGACTTTGAATTTTCAGAAGGAATGGGTCCATTTTGGGCCACGGTGCTCTTCGCTGGCATGCCCCTTATATATCTGATCATATTGCCAAAACTTGACAGCGGTGATTCTCTTAAACTGAGAGATCGGCCTATAATCGTGTCATTTGGCATCCTTGGGATTGCATACATCGTTGGCCTTTCTATCTGGGGGGCTATACAACCAGGTTTTCCAATATCTACAATTAAGGTTCTGGCATTTTTCTTTGGTATAGGTTTTGTGATCATTGCTACAACTGCGCTAATCGCTAAGGGATATCGGGAAAAAAGGATAAAGAATGAGAATTCAGCTTATACGTTCATTTCTGCGGCTCTTCTGATATTCTCTCTTTTCGGTCTCGCAATGCTCGTATTTTACTCGATAAAATATCCAACGATGATCCATCTAGTCTCTCTCGCAATAATGGCCGTGATAAGTGCACTTGCAATATTTTCAACTGTTGCCTTTGCCCTTGGAAAACTGCCACGTAAAAGTACACCTAAAACGAAGCTTGTTGGAAAGAGAGGACATATGATAGCTGGCGCTGGATTTGCATTTTCTGCAGTTGCCATTCTTTCTATCGTCTCCGTAATCCCTCCAGATGATTCATTCAACAACGCCCTTTATGGGATCGGGCTCGGTATCATCTTCCTGCTTGTTGGAGGCATAATAAGGATTCTCAGATCATCCGAACTGGGAGAATAA
- a CDS encoding inorganic diphosphatase: MQKNNSYWHTVPVGPDPPEHLYVIVETPKGSKNKYEMSKQFPGIVLDRVLHSSVMYPIEYGAVGQTLYDDGDPLDAMVLVNDRTYPGVVIKARPVGLMHMIDQGIVDNKILTVAEDDPVYSNVVNYDELPNHVIKEISHFFETYKLLEEKRTEVLKWEDHEKAIEEIDRSINLYKEKFNK, from the coding sequence ATGCAGAAAAACAATAGCTACTGGCATACGGTTCCGGTAGGTCCAGATCCTCCTGAGCATCTGTATGTTATAGTTGAAACACCAAAGGGAAGCAAGAACAAGTACGAGATGAGCAAACAGTTTCCTGGAATCGTTTTGGATCGTGTTCTTCATTCGTCGGTTATGTACCCAATAGAATACGGCGCGGTTGGCCAGACCCTTTATGATGATGGAGATCCGCTTGATGCTATGGTCTTGGTAAATGATCGAACATACCCTGGAGTCGTAATTAAAGCTAGGCCTGTCGGCTTGATGCACATGATCGATCAAGGTATAGTGGACAATAAGATTCTTACGGTTGCAGAGGACGATCCGGTTTATAGCAATGTTGTAAATTATGACGAACTACCTAATCATGTAATAAAAGAAATATCACATTTCTTCGAGACCTATAAGTTGCTTGAAGAAAAGAGAACCGAAGTTCTAAAGTGGGAAGATCATGAGAAAGCCATAGAAGAGATAGACAGATCAATAAACCTGTATAAAGAGAAATTTAACAAATGA
- a CDS encoding sodium-translocating pyrophosphatase produces the protein MAFTIFDWEMLVLGAAVVGLLYAALQSISLLRIPVKEELPAEISKRIREGSDAFMKRQYTTVFIFAIILFVIIFVAFYFYQGFDVAWKLALGFIVGAVGSAVAGIIGMSISVRLNVRVAILAKKGMSPALRAAFRGGSVTGLSVASLALLGLIVFYLAYKNPDLMIGYIFGASLVSLFARVGGGIFTKGADVGADLVGKVEAGIPEDDPRNPAVIADNVGDNVGDCAGMGADLFETYVVTITASMLLAFLVARTYASYNGISMLSNGVTFPLVIGAIAIFATIIGTFFVRKNQKQRIMTALYKGLIATAIISAIGFYLADYYLMNGNLAIFGDTLVGIFITFVMVYVTEYYTSERYKPVARIAKASTTGAGTTIITGLGYGLQAVFIPAIVIVGGILVSFSITFLSFGNIADFGLYGIGIAATSMLSVVGMIISIDSYGPITDNAGGIAEMAGFDQKTRDEVTDPLDAVGNTTKAVTKGYAIGSAALAALTLFAAYKTLIASKFPIIEIDNPLVISGLFIGAMLPFFFTSYLMNAVGKAASAIVEEVRKQFHERPGILKGTEKPDYGKAVDIVTKEALRQLMIPAIIAVGTPIIVGFVLGPLALGGILIGVILSGFPLAIMMTVGGGAWDNGKKYIEQGNYGGKGSEAHKAAVVGDTVGDATKDTAGPAINPLVKVVNTISILFVAIMLSHYLLIGFHP, from the coding sequence ATGGCGTTCACAATATTCGATTGGGAAATGCTGGTGCTGGGAGCCGCGGTCGTAGGCCTATTGTATGCGGCTTTGCAGAGTATTTCCCTCCTGAGAATCCCTGTGAAAGAAGAGTTGCCCGCAGAAATTTCGAAGAGGATAAGGGAAGGTTCTGATGCATTCATGAAACGGCAATATACAACCGTTTTCATTTTCGCAATAATTCTCTTTGTGATAATATTTGTGGCATTCTACTTTTATCAGGGTTTTGACGTTGCATGGAAACTTGCCTTGGGTTTCATAGTTGGCGCAGTCGGGTCTGCGGTGGCTGGGATAATTGGTATGAGCATATCAGTCCGCCTTAACGTGAGGGTTGCCATTCTCGCTAAGAAGGGAATGAGCCCTGCACTCAGGGCAGCATTTAGGGGCGGGAGTGTTACTGGCCTTTCTGTCGCCTCATTGGCACTCTTAGGCCTAATCGTGTTCTACCTCGCATACAAGAATCCGGACTTGATGATTGGCTACATATTCGGTGCATCTCTTGTGAGTCTCTTTGCAAGAGTTGGAGGAGGCATATTCACAAAAGGAGCAGATGTAGGAGCCGATCTTGTTGGTAAGGTAGAGGCAGGGATACCTGAAGATGATCCGAGAAATCCGGCTGTAATTGCTGATAATGTGGGCGATAATGTTGGGGACTGTGCAGGAATGGGTGCTGATCTGTTTGAAACGTATGTTGTAACGATTACCGCATCCATGCTTCTTGCTTTCCTTGTAGCCAGAACATATGCAAGTTATAACGGCATTTCTATGCTATCAAACGGAGTTACTTTTCCGCTCGTGATAGGCGCCATAGCCATATTCGCAACGATAATCGGCACATTCTTTGTTAGAAAGAACCAGAAACAGCGGATAATGACTGCACTGTACAAAGGACTAATCGCAACCGCTATAATTTCTGCAATCGGATTCTATCTGGCGGATTATTACCTAATGAATGGAAATCTCGCCATATTTGGTGACACTCTTGTAGGGATATTTATAACATTCGTAATGGTTTACGTAACTGAGTACTATACTTCGGAGAGATACAAACCGGTAGCAAGAATTGCCAAGGCGTCAACAACCGGAGCCGGTACAACTATAATTACAGGCCTAGGTTATGGCTTGCAGGCGGTCTTCATTCCGGCAATTGTAATAGTCGGTGGGATCCTCGTATCGTTTTCAATCACTTTCCTTTCTTTCGGCAACATAGCAGATTTCGGTCTTTACGGAATCGGGATTGCCGCGACAAGTATGCTCTCCGTGGTTGGAATGATCATTTCAATCGATTCGTACGGTCCTATAACAGACAACGCTGGTGGAATAGCGGAAATGGCTGGATTTGATCAAAAGACAAGGGATGAGGTTACAGATCCACTTGATGCTGTTGGAAATACTACAAAAGCCGTTACAAAGGGTTATGCAATAGGAAGCGCTGCTCTTGCTGCTCTTACTCTGTTTGCAGCGTATAAGACACTGATCGCTTCTAAATTCCCAATAATAGAAATCGACAATCCACTCGTAATATCCGGACTCTTCATAGGAGCTATGCTTCCATTCTTCTTTACATCATATCTCATGAATGCTGTTGGAAAGGCAGCGTCTGCGATAGTCGAAGAGGTAAGGAAGCAGTTCCATGAAAGACCAGGGATACTCAAGGGCACCGAAAAGCCTGATTATGGCAAGGCAGTGGATATAGTCACTAAGGAAGCACTCAGACAGTTAATGATCCCGGCAATCATAGCAGTTGGAACTCCAATAATTGTAGGTTTTGTTCTCGGGCCGCTGGCCCTTGGAGGAATATTGATCGGCGTTATACTATCAGGTTTTCCGCTCGCAATAATGATGACAGTCGGTGGTGGCGCCTGGGATAACGGAAAGAAATACATCGAACAGGGGAACTATGGTGGAAAAGGTTCTGAAGCCCATAAAGCCGCTGTTGTTGGAGATACTGTGGGTGACGCTACAAAAGATACTGCAGGCCCTGCAATAAATCCACTGGTGAAGGTCGTCAACACAATTTCAATACTCTTCGTGGCTATAATGCTTTCGCACTACCTTCTCATCGGTTTCCATCCATAA